One genomic region from Zalophus californianus isolate mZalCal1 chromosome 12, mZalCal1.pri.v2, whole genome shotgun sequence encodes:
- the LOC113911335 gene encoding 40S ribosomal protein S24-like — MVTDVLHLGKTEILEKLARMYKATPDVIFGFRTHFGGGKTTGFGMIYDSLEYARKNEPKHRLARHGLYEMKKTSRKPQKEPKDRMKKVRWTAKASVGAGKKKE, encoded by the coding sequence ATGGTCACTGATGTTCTTCACCTGGGAAAGACAGAAATTCTGGAAAAACTAGCCAGAATGTACAAGGCCACACCAGATGTCAtctttggattcagaacccattttggtggtggcaagacaactggctttggcatgatttatgattccttggaATATGCAaggaaaaatgaacccaaacatagacttgcaagacatggcctaTATGAGATGAAAAAGACGTCAAGAAAACCTCAAAAGGAACCCAaggacagaatgaagaaagtcaggtgGACTGCAAAAGCCAgtgttggtgctggcaaaaagaaGGAGTAA